Below is a genomic region from Vitis riparia cultivar Riparia Gloire de Montpellier isolate 1030 chromosome 16, EGFV_Vit.rip_1.0, whole genome shotgun sequence.
aaaaaatttattttctaaaataactcatataaaaaagaaaattttaataaaaataaataaatttatagtacATGGGATATGCATATCCTACTTCTTAGtatatgattaaaatatctCATGTgtaaaggatatatatatatatatatatatatatatatatagtggatAATACATCTCATCGTTTATCCCATTACATCTTTGATTGaacataaaatacaataaacaGTGAAATAACTTATCTGATCTCATCATCAACCAAATATGATATAAGATATAATATTCCATTTCTTATCATATCACAAACCATATCCAACCAACCaactaaacatagcctaagtACATTCAACATTAGGGATGGGTGAATGAGTGATAAAGAAAAAGGCAAAGGTGAAGTTGGGTATCCAAGCCTAAGTCAGACTAATAAAAACTCAAGTAtagatttttctaaaaatatattatttttaaaaattattatttgaaaataaatacaaaaatgtgatattttcatcattaactatcttttttaaaaatgagtttcaCATACGAAAGTTTAGAGATCTTGGTTCTTTAAAGATTTTTCTTATAGAACCACAGGTTGGAGTGCACAAAAGTATACAAATTTGTTAGCTAGATGTTATCGATAAGATGACTTATTCTCTATGCCTACACTAATATTCACATTTACGATGTAATATCACTCATGCTCCCAATGAACTACCTCAACACCTGAGGGGATGCACATCTTTCTCACAATTCCAATAATGAAAACACATACTTTGAGAGTTTTGAATTAAATACAAAGAATaatgatttaaaacttaaactCAGAGTTCTTGAGAGAAATCttcatatattaaagaaaactCACTTAGaatcaatttagaaattatatttacaaaaaaaaaaaacaatatagaaAACTTAAGGCCTTGTTTattaactgtttttaaaaatagttttgaaaaacaatttttgaaaatcgttctattatgttttatagaataaaagtttgtttgagaatctgaaatatttttaatttgtttttaatgttttaaaattaatttatatctaatactttatttttaattattctacatatttgtcttattattttttaaaacaatcattataaaacaactgaaaacaactaaaagatgttctctaaaaacaatctattttctatttttaaaaatagaaaatggaaaatagttttttggttgcctaacatgtttttttttgtggagAACAGAAAACTATtacaaaaaagtgaaaaactgTTATCGAAAATAGTTGCCAAACAAGGTCTAAGcctcttaaaaaattttggaaatatatatattttttatttaattatacttttCCCCGACAACCTTTTATCTCTTTTACACTTTGCCGTTTCCCATTCAAAATCCAATAACTTTCACACCAAACTTCTTAAAGACTAGCgttccaccttttttttttgttgaacaaCATTACTTTCATTAAATGAGTATGTCACGTGCTCCACACATGACTTAATATGAGAGGGTAAAAATGTTATGTGAAAGAGAGCCAAAGCCCTAAAATCTATtgcttcttcatttttcttccttccaAAGCCTTAAATCCCTAAACACCACACTAACGTATTAAAAATTCCAATTGCACAGTTTATTAGACGATCAAATTGTTCACCTTAGATGAAAGAGAGTTGATTCCCAATGCAGCTTCATCATTAGAGAATCCATAACCCCAAGACCCTTTTGACCTGCATCCAATTCCTTTGCAATACCTAactatttctcatttttggaGAAACCAATGGAAGTCAAAGGTTTAGTTTCAAGATTTACAACACACGCAATTGTAACCCCAACCCCAAACTTTTCAtcatgatttgaaaattttttggaaactGAAAATTTTCCCACGCCATCAAAACCCAAAGTTGTTCTCTATTTCCCTAAGGTTTCCCACTGCATCATCTCCTCTTGAAATGCCAAGCCGACAAACACGTTGTTGATTAGGAGGGTTGTCTTCTATATCCTTTGGCTGAGTTAAAGTAATTTTGCAACCAAAACAATACTTTTCTCCAGTTATTCTAACACAATCAATGGCACCAGACCATGCAGAACCTTGAAGAACATCACCTTCAATATTGAAATCTAGCCACGGGATAATAGTTCAATCGAACATAAAATACTtgcaaaatgaaaaacaatagtaGAAGTTAACTCTACACAAACACAAAAAGGTGAGGGATAAAGTGTAAAAGATGTAAAAGGTTAAAGATGTAAtttgtatttaatcattttctttttaagttaaaaaaatattttttaaaatccttaaattaagtataattccaattttttttttaaagattttcctttttaaattcttaatttaaatttctttccaaataaattttattatcaattttcatCTAAGTTTACTTATATCTCATTATTCTCAATTAACTCAATTATAGTAATATGTTTAATCTCAAGTTGATTATGCaacaactttaaatatttgaaagagTGTAAATCACAAGAATTccattaataaaattgtaaactTAGTTAAAAGGTGAAAATTGAGGATTTTATAGTCAATTTGAGTTTAGGATTCCATTTTTGTCTTCCTTATTTAGTTGAGTCTAGGCTTATTGAGTTGAAGACCAACTTCGTCTCGTTATCACTATGGTTTCTTGTTGCTTGAAATGTCTTAAATAAGAATCAATGGTGGAGTGAGCCACTACAACCCCTTCCTTCTTATTGTCACCGCATTTCCCATTTGTTGAAATGTCTTGAATGGGGAATGTGATGGTGGATAGAGTGAAGGTGTAAAACCTTTTTAGTAATATGATTTACGTCAATTAGAGAAGTGAAAAACCATTGAAAAATGTGGCGCATATCCAAGATATGAGTCACACTTTATACACGAAGACTTACTCAGGTAATGTTGCCCCTTTAATTGTTCCCTCCAGTGCTCTTAGTTTATGCTCATCATTTAATATTTCAGTTACTACTTTATTTACTTCCTTTTGTTAACTTTTTGGCTCTTCAGTGaatctaacaaaaataaattccttcccaaatcattaacacattatttctttttatctttaattaaaaaaattaactccaTTAAAAATGACTAGTACAATCGCAACTCTCCACTTGGACAACTCACCCTTTCCGTATTCTACCACCACTATTCacattgattaaaataaaaaataaaaaaaataaacgaaagaaaatgcaataaaaagaaaatatgacaaACAATTTTCCTATTGGAACATTATCTTTTAATTCAACTAACTTATTATGTTCCATGTTCTTTTGCTACTGCATTAGTTCATTATTCTATAAGgacattaatttattatatttacttgtatataaaattttcataacctcttatattgtttttcaagttttaattaatcaaatagaTAGAGAATACTCAACATTAGTTGAAAAACCGACgttataaaagagaaaatatgaaataagtaTCCTTTCATTTACACCAACATGcatgtataataaaaaaataaaacgaaaatggtagttgaaaaatggattttatattcatataaaagagaaaagatgtTAATATATCTAACATTTTTATAGTTTCCTCCAATACctctaatatttaacattttaatatttccCAATATATGAGAATATGAAATAAGGATCCATTATTTTACTTACACCAACATACATGTATTAATAGAAAAGTAAAACGAAAATAGTATGACTTGTCACAAAGATTTTTAATTTCCTACACTATTCATATGATTCGAAGTCATAGTAAACACGATTCTAGTCTCACACATAACTCATGATTTATGAGGAATGGTCATTAATAGTTATATTAAAAGAGATCTTAGATTCACACGTAATTTCCCGTTGGAGAGGAGCACCCTCTCTTTCATATTCGAGGCCTAGAGCTTAACCGGATGGGCATGGGGCCAGGCCTCGAGCTTTGGCTTCAGCCCAACCTCTGGACCTGGGttcaaagtttttattttaacttaattttgatatcatttagtaaaatttagaGGTTATGAAAAACAGGAAAAGAACTAATAAttcataatttataaaataacaataatttatatattaaactttttatgTAAACATATACTTTATGAATTtgccaaatataatttataattataatttaattagtttcaaaataaacttttgattaaaatttataatttatgagtgAAAATACTATAagataaattatgaaattgataaaataaaaaccaagacaaataaacaaatttatattaaatattttgcaTTAAATATagcataaatattataatatgttgCAATTTAGAAGTTTAGAACAACTTTGTTAGACATCCTCATTAATTTATTAGTAattggaattaattttttttaaattttgtattactttaataaatttttattttgaaaagataaattcattttttataactttcaaaataaaacaaaattatcaacttcATCTAAATAGCACACTAACAACATGAAATCTACTTAGATACAAATTACTataattttaggattattttttttatagaataaatttatatttatatttttttaaattgttttacttGTGAAAAAAGTCCTTGAATTAACGAAGGGTTTAATCTAAGTGTTaacaattggatttttttttttcatcccaCTTTTTGGTCCAAGCATAAATTCTAAATTCTAATGAAACACCTTGAAAAAGATTTATAAAAAGGGGATTCTTCTTTCatttgtaaattaaaaataaaaataaaatgaaataaagagaGAGCATTATGATTGCGAAAGTCCCTCTTCCTGAGCCTTGGGCTTCCCTAAACAAGACGCTGGCCCAGGCCCAAGCTAACATCTCTTCCGATAACGAAAACGACGGCGTTTAGTTGCGCCTAAATCAACTTCACAAAAATTAGGGCTTTTCGTTATTTGTTGAGTTCCAGAACGTCATCGTCGTTTTGTTATCTGTACATTTCTGTccgagaaaacagaggaaaaggAGAGGAAAAAGCATGGGAGGAGTGGATCACGGCCATGGCGAAGATTTCAGGACGAAGGTGTGGAGCATGACTGGAGGCCCAAATTGCCGGCCCAAACACTGGAAGCGCAACACTGCCATTGCCATGTTCGGCGTCTTTCTCATTTGCATCCCAATCGCTATGAAATCTGCCGAGCTCGAGGTCTCTCTCTTTCACTCTCTTCTTTTGGCAGTTAATCAGTTCATAATTGTGAATGATTTTGAATCCCTAGGTGTCATTTGCTTTTGATTTAATCGTTTCTCATTTTTTGAAATCCTAAACCcgaaattccatttttcttgaCAAGGACTTGGCTGGGGACATAGCTAGATATAGAGCTTGAAAATGTAAGGAATCGAGGGGTCACTGCTGCACTCTCTGAGTTGAATCAAGGACAAAACCGCTTGATTTCATcctagttaaaaataaataaattctattcTTATTTTTGAAACCCTAGACCCAAAATTCCACCTTCCGTTGAAGGGTTGACAAGGACTTGACGGACGATATAGAGCTTGAAAATGTAGAATCTAGGGTTCACTACTGCACTTTCTGAGTCGAATCAAGGAGGAATTGAGAGTCTAAACGATGCTTAAGCCTAAGATGTGAGAGGGATAAGAAAAAATACAGAGTAATATTTCTACTTTTGAAGTAAAATTTGcaaaggaggaagaagaagatgccGAAGCATCACCAGAAATTTCACAAAATATGGTAGCTCCCTTCCCTGTGACATTTATCTTAATCACCCAAC
It encodes:
- the LOC117933135 gene encoding uncharacterized protein LOC117933135 yields the protein MGGVDHGHGEDFRTKVWSMTGGPNCRPKHWKRNTAIAMFGVFLICIPIAMKSAELEQRPHHPVRPIPSQLWCKNFGNKEY